The following are from one region of the Melaminivora suipulveris genome:
- the rpsR gene encoding 30S ribosomal protein S18 yields MATFKKFNKDKRPKRNTQSLLFKRKRFCRFTVAGVKEIDYKDIDVLRDFIGENGKIIPARLTGTRAIYQRQLNTAIKRARFLAMLPYTDQHKI; encoded by the coding sequence ATGGCCACGTTCAAGAAATTCAACAAGGACAAGCGTCCCAAGCGCAACACCCAGTCGCTGCTGTTCAAGCGCAAGCGCTTTTGCCGCTTCACCGTCGCCGGTGTGAAAGAGATCGACTACAAGGACATCGATGTCCTGCGTGATTTCATCGGCGAAAACGGCAAGATCATCCCCGCGCGTCTGACCGGCACGCGCGCGATCTACCAGCGTCAGCTCAACACCGCCATCAAGCGCGCGCGCTTCCTGGCCATGCTGCCGTACACCGACCAGCACAAGATCTGA
- the dnaB gene encoding replicative DNA helicase, translating into MSAVLSVSAIDYDFAPPLDHEVAQLRVPPHSVEAESSVLGGLLLDNMAWDRVGDLLTEGDFYRHEHQQVYAAIGALINASKPADVITVHEHLQTLGKADQIGGLAYLNGLAQYVPSASNIRRYAEIVRERAILRKLVTASDEIATNAFNPKGKPVERILDEAEQKIFAIGEEGSRMKQGFQPLDSLVVDLLDRVQEMADNPMDVTGVPTGFADLDRMTSGLQAGDLVVLAARPSMGKTSFAVNIAEHVALNEGLPVAVFSMEMGAAQLALRIVGSIGRVNQGNLRTGKLTDEEWPRLTEAVERLRSVSMHIDETPGLTPSELRANARRLARTCGKLGLIVVDYLQLMSGSGASSSENRATELGEISRGLKMLAKELQCPVIALSQLNRSVETRTDKRPMMSDLRESGAIEQDADIIMFIYRDDYYNKDSKEPNVAEIIIGKQRNGPTGTVKLFFQKNQTRFENLAMGYGGDDY; encoded by the coding sequence ATGTCCGCCGTCCTGTCCGTCTCCGCCATCGATTACGACTTCGCCCCGCCGCTGGACCACGAGGTTGCGCAACTGCGCGTGCCACCGCACTCGGTCGAGGCCGAGTCCAGCGTGCTGGGCGGCCTGCTGCTGGACAACATGGCCTGGGACCGCGTGGGCGACCTGCTGACCGAAGGCGACTTCTACCGCCACGAGCACCAGCAGGTCTACGCGGCCATCGGCGCGCTGATCAACGCCAGCAAGCCAGCCGACGTGATCACCGTGCACGAGCACCTGCAAACGCTGGGCAAGGCCGACCAGATCGGCGGGCTGGCCTACCTGAACGGGCTGGCGCAGTACGTGCCCAGCGCCAGCAACATCCGTCGCTACGCCGAGATCGTGCGCGAGCGGGCGATTTTGCGAAAGCTGGTGACCGCCAGCGACGAAATCGCCACCAACGCCTTCAACCCCAAGGGCAAACCGGTCGAGCGCATTCTGGACGAGGCCGAGCAGAAGATCTTCGCCATCGGCGAAGAAGGCTCGCGCATGAAGCAGGGCTTCCAGCCGCTGGACAGCCTGGTGGTGGACCTGCTGGACCGCGTGCAGGAGATGGCCGACAACCCGATGGACGTCACCGGCGTGCCCACCGGCTTTGCCGACCTGGACCGCATGACGTCCGGCCTGCAGGCGGGCGACCTGGTGGTGCTGGCGGCGCGCCCGTCCATGGGCAAGACCTCGTTCGCCGTGAACATCGCCGAGCATGTGGCGCTCAACGAGGGGCTGCCGGTGGCGGTGTTCTCGATGGAAATGGGCGCGGCGCAGCTGGCTTTGCGCATCGTCGGCTCGATCGGCCGCGTCAACCAGGGCAACCTGCGCACCGGCAAGCTGACCGACGAAGAGTGGCCGCGCCTGACGGAAGCGGTGGAGCGGCTTCGCAGCGTCTCCATGCACATCGACGAGACGCCGGGCCTGACGCCGTCGGAACTGCGCGCCAACGCGCGCCGCCTGGCGCGCACTTGCGGCAAGCTGGGGCTGATCGTGGTCGACTACCTGCAGCTGATGAGCGGCTCGGGCGCCAGCAGCTCGGAAAACCGCGCCACCGAGCTGGGCGAGATCTCGCGCGGGCTGAAGATGCTGGCCAAGGAATTGCAGTGCCCGGTGATCGCCCTGTCGCAGCTCAACCGCAGCGTGGAAACGCGCACCGACAAGCGCCCCATGATGAGCGACCTGCGCGAGTCCGGCGCCATCGAGCAGGACGCGGACATCATCATGTTCATCTACCGCGACGACTACTACAACAAGGACTCCAAGGAGCCCAACGTCGCCGAGATCATCATCGGCAAGCAGCGCAACGGCCCGACCGGCACCGTCAAGCTGTTCTTCCAGAAAAACCAGACGCGCTTCGAGAACCTGGCCATGGGCTACGGCGGCGACGATTATTGA
- the priB gene encoding primosomal replication protein N, protein MVNQLDLRAALAEAQALRYTPAGLPAIDVVLTHESVQAQAGSQRQVKLSAKAVAFGTLAERLARQAIGSQWRFRGFIAAGRNGKGLVFHIQDMQQD, encoded by the coding sequence GTGGTCAACCAGCTCGACCTGCGCGCGGCACTTGCCGAGGCCCAGGCCCTGCGCTACACGCCCGCCGGTCTGCCGGCCATCGATGTCGTGCTCACGCATGAGTCGGTGCAAGCGCAAGCAGGCAGCCAGCGCCAGGTGAAGCTCTCCGCCAAGGCCGTCGCCTTCGGCACGCTGGCTGAGCGGCTTGCGCGCCAGGCCATCGGCAGCCAGTGGCGGTTTCGCGGTTTCATCGCCGCCGGCCGCAACGGCAAGGGGTTGGTGTTCCACATCCAGGACATGCAACAGGATTAA
- the rpsF gene encoding 30S ribosomal protein S6, translating to MRHYEIILLIHPDQSEQVPAMLERYKGMITAGGGQIHRVEDWGRRQLTYLINKLAKAHYLCLNIEADQAVMAELEHAFKFNDAVLRHLTVQRKQADTGPSSMMKTVEREEARKASQAEAAASGERGERGERSERGERGERSQERTTER from the coding sequence ATGCGTCACTACGAAATCATCTTGTTGATCCACCCGGATCAAAGCGAGCAGGTTCCCGCCATGCTCGAGCGCTACAAGGGCATGATCACCGCCGGCGGTGGCCAGATCCACCGCGTGGAAGACTGGGGCCGCCGCCAGCTGACCTACCTGATCAACAAGCTCGCCAAGGCGCACTACCTGTGCCTGAACATCGAAGCCGACCAGGCCGTGATGGCCGAGCTGGAGCACGCCTTCAAGTTCAACGACGCCGTGCTGCGCCACCTGACGGTGCAGCGCAAGCAGGCCGACACCGGCCCGTCTTCGATGATGAAGACCGTCGAGCGCGAAGAAGCCCGCAAGGCCAGCCAGGCCGAGGCTGCAGCCTCCGGCGAGCGTGGTGAACGCGGCGAGCGCAGCGAACGCGGTGAGCGCGGCGAGCGCAGCCAAGAGCGCACCACCGAGCGCTGA
- the rplI gene encoding 50S ribosomal protein L9, whose product MQIILLDKVVNLGNLGEIVKVKDGYARNFLIPTGRARRATAAAKAEFEARRAELEKAAAEKLAAAQAEGEKLGGSTVKLTQKAGVDGRLFGSVTNQDIAEELNRQGYKLVKSQVRLPAGPIKTTGDTTVSVALHTDVVVEVTVAVYGETA is encoded by the coding sequence ATGCAAATCATCCTGCTCGACAAGGTCGTGAACCTGGGCAACCTGGGCGAGATCGTCAAGGTCAAGGACGGCTACGCCCGCAACTTCCTGATCCCCACCGGCCGCGCGCGCCGCGCCACGGCTGCTGCCAAGGCAGAGTTCGAAGCCCGCCGCGCCGAACTGGAAAAGGCCGCCGCCGAGAAGCTGGCAGCCGCCCAGGCCGAGGGCGAGAAGCTTGGCGGCTCCACGGTCAAGCTGACGCAGAAGGCCGGCGTGGACGGCCGCCTGTTCGGCTCGGTGACCAACCAGGACATCGCCGAAGAGCTGAACCGCCAGGGCTACAAGCTGGTCAAGAGCCAGGTGCGCCTGCCGGCCGGCCCGATCAAGACCACTGGCGACACCACGGTGAGCGTGGCGTTGCACACCGACGTGGTGGTCGAAGTGACGGTTGCCGTGTATGGCGAGACCGCCTGA